The Solanum pennellii chromosome 11, SPENNV200 genome contains a region encoding:
- the LOC107004749 gene encoding uncharacterized protein LOC107004749 yields MVAESWFRNFWKNSKKHEGGGHQKVLVGVLAFEVASLMSKLVHVWQSLSDKQVARLRDEIMNSVGIKKLISDDDSYIARLICTELVENLGHVANAVSRLAKKCNDPFLKSFEQAFNDLLKVGADPYGWQLSWKKMDKKIKKMERFIVINANLYQEMENLSDLEQTLRRLKGNDDADSITLVEYEKKLAWKKQEVKHLKDVSIWNRTYDYIVRLLARSLFSIFSRIGHVFGVDPVVDERAKASRDLDSDQIHRSYSVAYAQSSVHPSESSLSRFSSEPVESILAKSGPISSTRNIHSSYSGPLKSSTSTASPIPGRHSSAGFYSGPLGRSTTKSGPLPLFNKSGMKWWKSRDRSGNLNGKGSNLKHARPTSGPLKGCMMVGNGSPVSNCHLDPHGFHSGFLNATKGAGVDGLADGYSTCSYLTSYNAKKRLLNAPPETLGAAALALHYANVIIVTEKLVASPHLIGHDAREDLYNMLPASLRAALRAKLKPFAKSLTSSVYDTVLAGEWNEAMLGILEWLAPLAHNMIRWQSERSFEHQNFVSRTNVLLVQTLYYANQEKTESAITELLVGLNYIWRYGREVNAKAIEECASARMMFNDDYLDD; encoded by the coding sequence ATGGTTGCTGAATCTTGGTTTCGTAATTTCTGGAAAAATTCCAAAAAGCATGAGGGTGGTGGTCATCAAAAGGTGCTAGTTGGTGTTCTAGCATTTGAAGTTGCAAGTTTGATGTCTAAGCTGGTTCATGTATGGCAGTCTCTAAGTGATAAACAAGTGGCTAGATTGAGGGATGAGATAATGAACTCGGTTGGCATAAAGAAGCTTATTTCGGATGATGATTCGTATATTGCAAGATTGATATGTACTGAGTTGGTTGAGAACTTGGGACATGTAGCAAATGCTGTTTCTAGGCTTGCAAAGAAATGTAATGATCCGTTCTTGAAGAGTTTCGAGCAAGCCTTCAATGATTTGCTAAAAGTTGGTGCTGATCCATACGGGTGGCAACTCTCATGGAAGAAGATGgacaaaaaaatcaagaagatGGAACGGTTTATTGTGATTAATGCGAATTTGTATCAAGAAATGGAGAATCTTTCTGATCTTGAACAGACATTGAGGAGATTGAAGGGAAATGATGATGCAGATAGCATTACCTTGGTTGAATACGAGAAGAAGCTTGCGTGGAAGAAGCAGGAGGTGAAGCACCTTAAGGATGTCTCTATTTGGAATAGaacttatgattatattgtCCGTCTTTTGGCGAGATCCTTGTTTTCTATATTTAGTAGGATAGGGCATGTGTTTGGAGTTGATCCCGTCGTGGATGAGAGGGCTAAAGCATCTAGAGATCTAGATTCTGATCAAATCCATCGGAGCTACTCAGTTGCCTATGCTCAGTCATCTGTTCACCCATCTGAAAGTAGTCTGTCTAGATTTTCCTCGGAACCAGTAGAAAGTATCCTTGCGAAATCTGGACCAATTTCGAGCACTAGGAACATTCACAGTTCTTATTCCGGTCCCTTGAAAAGTTCAACATCAACAGCAAGCCCGATTCCTGGAAGGCATTCTTCTGCTGGTTTCTATTCGGGTCCTCTGGGGAGGTCGACAACAAAGTCTGGTCCTCTCCCTCTATTTAATAAATCCGGCATGAAGTGGTGGAAATCCCGTGATCGTTCAGGTAACCTAAATGGAAAAGGCTCAAATTTAAAACATGCTCGACCGACCTCTGGACCGCTTAAAGGCTGCATGATGGTTGGGAATGGTTCTCCTGTAAGTAATTGCCATCTAGATCCACACGGATTTCATTCCGGTTTTCTCAATGCAACGAAAGGAGCTGGTGTAGATGGACTTGCTGATGGCTATTCAACTTGCTCTTATCTAACAAGTTATAATGCGAAAAAAAGGCTGTTAAATGCTCCTCCAGAAACTCTCGGGGCTGCTGCCTTAGCACTGCATTATGCAAATGTCATTATCGTGACTGAGAAACTGGTGGCATCTCCTCACTTGATCGGACATGATGCAAGAGAAGACCTGTACAACATGCTACCGGCTAGTTTAAGAGCAGCCCTCAGGGCGAAATTAAAACCATTTGCTAAGAGCTTGACGTCATCCGTTTATGACACAGTTCTTGCTGGAGAATGGAATGAAGCAATGCTGGGGATACTAGAATGGCTTGCTCCTCTTGCTCATAATATGATAAGATGGCAGTCTGAGCGGAGTTTCGAGCATCAGAACTTTGTTTCCAGAACAAATGTGCTGCTAGTACAAACCCTTTATTATGCAAATCAAGAAAAGACAGAATCAGCAATCACAGAGCTGCTCGTTGGTTTGAACTACATATGGAGGTATGGCAGGGAAGTGAATGCTAAAGCGATAGAGGAATGTGCTAGTGCTAGAATGATGTTTAATGATGATTACTTGGATGACTGA